Proteins encoded within one genomic window of Aspergillus nidulans FGSC A4 chromosome VII:
- a CDS encoding protein nosA (transcript_id=CADANIAT00008499), translated as MPAAPRKKATAAAKRAAESQASSGSESTPKPEGTTKSHKRSRSGCFTCRLRRKKCDEKHPSCGACNNLCVKCEYKRPVWWGNAEQRKMHKERIKNKIKQTKMNERNGSLAIDPASRVRSMAANSPTSPEFEYGRPFPEPSYDIFASQFPTPAMAQTIYAPQYPYEVDVKTEHQTFVNDVQLRHDSVSSTFSTFAPPQLNAPLPTFPGDEWFHDEYFRAPVLPGIDPALCEQPFPETYDMLQNIPVSDHDRPLLEHFIHNVLRVSFPVLEAHQRGHMRAQAVLQTLETNKCYLHCCLSVAAIHLKTTEGITGEQIDHDIMRNRFEAISQLCQALGDDTEHQEILDATLAMIFFHSSVGPADDYLPDIPWLDHFQAAANLVQRLGLTADAPNPYVLPPFSMTLTAWIDILGSTMYRRTPEFAHTYRSKHLGGVSLGLRELMGCEDRVMYLISEIACLDALKSDGRVDEMQVCSHVSALGQQLEFTEPPDQIMESPFSATTGLLRPEVLTKNMTAVFRIAARIYLCSLVPGFEATQPSNINLVQALANTLQYIPSGPDGFDRSLVWPLFIAGVHSLPGSQFRTVLMERAAALAEHADLGSFGRMCRVLQEVWRVNDEFAEQHSSLDEGASSSSQTASPVKAEPPSSPRESENSWTTKEAKKPHWRDIMQQNGWNYLLL; from the exons ATGCCGGCAGCACCGAGAAAGAAGGCTACCGCCGCTGCAAAGCGAGCCGCCGAGTCTCAAGCGTCCTCGGGAAGCGAGAGTACACCAAAGCCAGAGGGGACTACCAAATCCCACAAGCGGTCACGCTCTG GTTGCTTCACATGCCGTCTTCGTCGGAAGAAGTGCGATGAAAAGCATCCGTCCTGTGGAGCCTGCAACAACCTCTGCGTGAAATGCGAGTACAAACGCCCGGTCTGGTGGGGGAATGcagagcagaggaagatgcacAAGGAACgtatcaagaacaagatcaagcagaCGAAGATGAATGAGCGCAATGGCTCATTAGCCATAG ATCCTGCCAGTCGCGTTCGAAGTATGGCTGCCAACTCGCCGACTTCCCCTGAGTTCGAATATGGCCGTCCGTTCCCGGAGCCCTCATACGACATATTCGCCTCCCAATTCCCGACACCTGCCATGGCCCAAACTATCTACGCGCCACAATATCCGTACGAGGTAGACGTCAAGACCGAACACCAGACATTTGTTAATGATGTCCAACTGCGCCATGACTCAGTGTCATCGACCTTCAGTACCTTTGCTCCACCACAATTGAACGCGCCTCTTCCAACTTTTCCAGGTGATGAGTGGTTTCACGATGAGTACTTCAGGGCACCAGTTCTCCCCGGAATCGACCCTGCGCTCTGTGAGCAGCCGTTCCCCGAGACGTATGACATGCTTCAAAACATACCCGTTAGCGACCACGACCGACCCCTTCTTGAGCACTTCATTCACAACGTTTTGCGCGTGAGCTTTCCCGTTCTTGAGGCTCATCAACGCGGGCATATGCGCGCACAAGCCGTCCTTCAGACCCTCGAGACAAACAAGTGCTACCTACATTGTTGCCTTAGTGTTGCCGCCATCCACCTGAAAACAACCGAGGGAATCACGGGAGAACAGATTGATCACGATATCATGCGAAATCGATTTGAGGCGATCTCTCAACTATGCCAAGCCCTGGGAGACGACACAGAACATCAGGAAATTTTGGATGCCACGCTTGCTATGAttttcttccactcttctGTAGGACCCGCCGATGACTATCTTCCGGACATTCCCTGGTTAGACCACTTCCAGGCAGCGGCAAATCTAGTGCAACGACTTGGCCTTACAGCGGACGCTCCGAACCCATACGTTCTTCCTCCGTTCAGCATGACATTAACGGCATGGATTGATATTCTTGGTTCCACCATGTACCGGAGGACGCCTGAGTTTGCCCACACCTACCGATCGAAACACCTGGGTGGAGTGTCTCTGGGCCTACGTGAGCTCATGGGGTGCGAAGACCGTGTCATGTACCTGATCTCAGAAATTGCCTGTTTGGATGCTCTGAAGTCGGACGGGAGGGTTGATGAGATGCAAGTTTGCTCTCATGTTTCGGCCCTCGGACAGCAACTTGAATTTACTGAACCCCCTGATCAGATCATGGAGAGTCCCTTTTCAGCAACCACAGGTTTGCTTCGACCCGAGGTTCTAACAAAAAACATGACGGCCGTGTTCCGTATAGCTGCCCGGATCTATCTCTGCAGTCTTGTGCCCGGATTCGAGGCAACGCAGCCTAGCAACATCAACTTGGTTCAGGCCCTAGCAAACACCCTTCAATACATCCCATCAGGTCCCGACGGATTCGATCGTTCACTCGTATGGCCACTATTTATTGCCGGGGTTCACTCCCTGCCAGGCAGCCAATTCCGGACCGTCTTGATGGAACGAGCTGCAGCGCTCGCTGAACACGCCGACCTCGGCAGCTTCGGACGCATGTGTCGAGTTTTGCAGGAAGTATGGCGTGTTAACGACGAATTCGCTGAACAACACAGCAGCTTAGACGAGGGtgcatcatcatcctcgcaaACGGCCAGTCCCGTGAAGGCCGAGCCGCCCAGTTCCCCCAGAGAGAGCGAGAACAGCTGGACGACgaaagaagccaagaaaCCCCACTGGCGGGACATCATGCAGCAGAACGGTTGGAACTACCTTCTTCTTTGA